A region from the Lolium perenne isolate Kyuss_39 chromosome 4, Kyuss_2.0, whole genome shotgun sequence genome encodes:
- the LOC127296015 gene encoding telomere repeat-binding protein 2: MVFQKRASSEMEACGGSHVAEMPRVPKSARGKRSVRKKESQGQAMCAFDLLATVAGKLLDEGEGSLGNMTAAAAGSPVLAAAASAKVKQELCDEEAKNSKNDVMDQDSCNESVLISHIASQRLVDHHARKAEDLNEVPKAKSEAVDKEPSMISCTKADLGCNFGAIADRWSPESVESGAFTGDAAANVMALAAAAFHKNAPDMYNLIDPMDVDVKPPPLVSSDSTGEMPLYGDKIRRSVSFPRGPKGEAEHVVDREVVDDDDDKSSGCTHSSTATNRGFRPNCAADHSRVKKFLARMRNGDLSYSDADRKPSFRNKKMYYTRQRTQRSTFKRRKMSDRHSTLVSEEFAKSNARRTTKVTARTASLGANKGSNSMPFHRSSGSNDCHMKLKIKSFKVPELLIEIPETASVGSLRKTVLEAVNAMLGGGLRVGVLHHGKKIRDDSRTLLQAGIAHDDMLDNLGFSLEPNCTQHPSQHAAAEDMEFLETVDTTEPLARIPPSESSSKRGEVDASHELALTPLTGNYQGNDHDSVHSPGGISSAEKASANSRAIVPVAPVDSSAGAIVLANKAKRSSEQGQRRIRRPFSVSEVEALVLAVEKLGTGRWRDVKLRAFDNAKHRTYVDLKDKWKTLVHTASISPQQRRGEPVPQDLLDRVLAAQSYWSQQQAKLQPKTPPLAEARLLT, encoded by the exons ATGGTGTTCCAGAAGCGGGCGTCGTCGGAGATGGAGGCTTGTGGCGGCAGCCACGTCGCGGAGATGCCGCGCGTCCCCAAATCCGCGAGG GGCAAGAGATCGGTCCGGAAGAAGGAGAGCCAGGGCCAGGCGATGTGCGCCTTTGACCTTCTCGCCACGGTGGCCGGGAAGTTGCTCGACGAGGGCGAGGGCTCGCTGGGGAACATGACCGCTGCCGCTGCTGGCTCCCCGGTCCTCGCTGCTGCTGCGTCTGCCAAGGTGAAGCAAGAGCTGTGCGACGAGGAGGCCAAGAATTCGAAGAATGATGTCATGGATCAGGATAGCTGCAACGAGAGCGTGCTGATCTCCCACATTGCGTCCCAGAGACTGGTGGATCACCATGCCAGGAAGGCAGAGGATCTGAACGAGGTTCCCAAGGCCAAGTCTGAGGCTGTGGACAAGGAACCCTCCATGATAAGCTGTACCAAGGCTGACTTGGGCTGCAACTTCGGTGCCATCGCCGATAGGTGGTCGCCTGAGTCCGTCGAGTCGGGGGCCTTCACCGGCGACGCGGCGGCAAATGTGATGGCATTAGCCGCAGCAGCCTTTCACAAGAATGCCCCCGATATGTACAATCTGATCGACCCGATGGATGTCGATGTGAAGCCACCTCCTCTGGTCAGCTCTGATAGCACCGGCGAGATGCCATTGTATGGCGACAAGATTCGCAGGTCGGTGTCCTTTCCGAGGGGTCCGAAAGGAGAAGCAGAGCATGTTGTAGATAGAGAGgttgttgatgatgatgatgataaatcTTCCGGGTGCACGCATTCGAGCACCGCCACTAACAGGGGCTTCAGGCCCAATTGTGCAGCTGATCATAGTAGGGTAAAGAAGTTCCTTGCCAGGATGCGCAACGGAGATCTTTCATATAGTG ATGCTGACCGGAAGCCTTCTTTCCGTAACAAGAAAATGTATTATACGAGGCAAAGGACGCAAAGGAGTACATTCAAGCGAAGGAAGATGTCGGATCGTCATTCAACTTTAGTATCTGAAGAATTTGCCAAATCAAATGCTAGGAGAACCACAAAGGTTACAGCAAGAACTGCCTCTTTGGGAG CAAACAAGGGGAGCAATTCAATGCCATTCCATAGGTCTTCTGGATCAAACGATTGCCATA TGAAACTTAAGATAAAATCCTTCAAGGTGCCTGAACTTCTAATTGAGATCCCAGAAACTGCATCTGTTGGATCACTGAGG AAAACTGTTCTGGAGGCGGTGAATGCCATGCTTGGAGGTGGTCTGCGTGTCGGTGTTCTTCACCATGGAAAGAAAATCAGAGATGATAGCAGAACCCTATTGCAGGCTGGGAttgctcatgatgatatgctggaCAACCTTGGCTTTTCACTTGAACCCAACTGTACACAGCATCCATCCCAACATGCTGCTGCTGAAGACATGGAATTCCTTGAAACCGTTGATACCACTGAACCCCTAGCAAG GATCCCACCGTCTGAGTCGTCTTCGAAGCGTGGCGAAGTTGATGCCTCCCACGAGCTTGCATTGACCCCCTTAACAGGAAACTACCAGGGGAATGATCATGATTCGGTGCACTCTCCTGGTGGCATTTCCTCAGCTGAAAAAGCTTCAGCAAACTCGCGAGCCATTGTTCCGGTTGCACCTGTAGATTCCAGTGCAGGAGCAATAGTTCTAGCAAATAAGGCAAAGAGGTCATCAGAACAGGGGCAGCGTCGAATCAGGCGCCCCTTCTCTGTTTCCGAGGTGGAAGCACTTGTGCTTGCAGTGGAAAAGCTTGGAACTGGAAG ATGGCGGGATGTTAAACTCCGCGCTTTTGACAATGCGAAGCATCGGACTTACGTCGATCTTAAG